AAGGtagttttttttgttgttaggCTTACTTGGGTTTGAGGAGGCACCTGACTTCCTGAAACCCTTAGTAGGAATGCTCCTGATCTCCTGGGAGACAGTGATCCTGGTCAGCTGGCCTCAAAAGTAGCTGCATCACTTTAGGATTCACTGCTTGTCAATGCTGCATTCTGCCCAAAAATGGGTGGAAATGACATGCAGAGACATTTTATTGAACAGTTTTAGATTCTCAATCCAGACTGGCCCAAACAAGCGTCTGGAAAAATGGAGACCTAAAGTGATATCATCTACATAAAACCCTATGAAAACAGGATCCTCTGTGCTAACTGTGGGAAGTTGAAggtcttttatttaaaaggaagtttTGGTGTTTTGATACCTCTAGCACCAGTGTAATGATGGACATGTTtaagcaataaagaaaaagtcTGAATCACAATCAGCTTTATGAAGCAAAAGGATCActcatatttttctatttctggcAGGTTTGGTAAATACCtgggtttaaaaataatagtaataataaaaaagcaaagcctaCCTTTAGAGCCAAAGTAGTGTCCCTTTGAAATGATTCAAGGAATGGGCAGTGGCCAGGGTTTGAGGGAAGCCAGCCCTTCTGAGTAAAGGTCCAGCTCCACAAGGCTGAACCCTATTAATTCCCAGTGGAGTTGGTGAGGACTGCAGCAGTTTAGCATCCTACAGGACTGGCCCTATAATCGCATATTGCATTTCTCCAGGTCCAGCCTGACCAAGAAATACCCTGGTTtgagttgattaaaaaaaaaattataaaagaacaagaaaatctCACACCAAAATAAATAGCTGCCACCACAGCTTCAACAGGCAGGACCAAAGAGCTATCCCCTAACAACTTAGCTGGCAAGCTGGGCAATTCTAGTGTGCACATGGTCATGGTTTGTCAGCACCTTGACATCAACACGAATTGAGCTTGGCTCCAAGCAGGAATAGGTTAACACATTACTGTTTTCAGTAGTGAACATCAGTGCTGGAGAGCTTGTGCCCTCTGTGAGCACTTAGTAGTAGCAGCCAAGCCCACAGGTTGGAGAAGACAAGGACCCAGGGCTAGGGGAAGAGCCCTCTGGtttgtattttgtcttcagGCCAATCaaccccaacaaaaccagatcaattataataaaaaaaaaacaaaccaaaaaaaaacagaggCCAAAGACTGACATGCAAATAATGGTAATCAATTTTCCTCCGCTGTCAATTTGTCATTCATAACCAGAGGTTATCAGAAGCTCCGTCCAAGTTCAAACAGGTCATCACTTCAACCGTGCCATTCCTGCCTGGTCAGGAGCGCCTTGtggcctgtgctgtgctggaggtTGGACCAGTGCCTTCCCCCCAACCTCGGAAACTGGGAATCTCTGAGCAAACAATACCTGCTAGTATCAACCGGTGGATGCATGCTGCTTTGTTTCCCAACAATGAAAAAGCCAGCTAGTTTCACCCTCTTAGCTGCTGCCTGTCTCCATCCTAGATTTATAGGCACGTGGTGCCACCTCTTTTTCGGTAGTATGTTCTGCAAATATGGCCAAGGGGAGGGGAGGATTTACTAACAGGAAGAGATCAGCCTCTGAGTCAGGAGCCCTGATGGGGAGGAAGATGCAATACTCCCTAGACAGCGGGTAGCCCAGGAAAAGTAAACAACAAGCAGCAGATTTGATATCCACCAAACTGGGGTAAAACCCTGCCAAAGACACTGGTAAgtgccagcccagcagctcttCTGATGCTACTTTGGCCCTGAGATGCTAACTTGTTTTTTGAGGAGCCCAAGGGGATAAATatatctacattttaaaaaagaaaggcttcCACATGAGCCTCCTGCTGTCTCTGTTCGCTGTGTCTGTGCCCCAGGCCAGAGTTACAAGCTCTGCCCTTGCTGCTGAGCCCTCAGGCTCCTCTTGGTCCCCCCCTCCACCAGACCTCCCAgccatccctgctcctgcctgggcaACCCTATGTGTTtcctgcagcctgtcccaaGAGGAAAGATCCTAACAAGCCTTTAGAGTTCAGAGCAACTGGATGAAATGTCATGGGATTGACAACATTGGAAATGATAAGCgcagagagagggggagaggggagagagaagttGTAAGATCAACTAACCAGAATGATGTAAGCACAGAGCACAACCGATCTGATCAATTCACAAAGGAAAGGGACAACTAGCAACTATCTGCAGCTCGCCTTCAGTCCTGGCCAGGAGCGCTCCGCAAGTCCACTGCGGCCATGAAGAGGTTTCCATAGGCAGTCCCTACAGAGGGGACATCACCCTCTCCAAACAGTCCTGGCGCGTCAGTCCCACTCTTGCCGTTTCCTGCCTCCAGGGAGCTGGCGTTGGTCCTCACTTCCCCATCCTTGTTCTTGCTGTCCTTGTGCTTGAACGATCCTGTGCCTGTCTCTAATCCCATGGAGGGGGACTCCCCCCATGGTGCCGGGGGGGATGTAACACACTGGAAAATGGGGGGCCGCAGGGGGATTACAACGCCAGCAAGGTGGGAGAGTTCAAGGAATCCGAGGACTGGtcaccgctgctgctgctcctccggTGAGCTTTGGAGCAGGACTcagatggggagagaggagactCCTGATCCAACACGTTGGGGTAGGTGAACACCAAGTTGGAGGAGCCAGGAGTGATGGCTGGTGTTGAGGTCACCACGATGGGAGTGTTGAGTGCCTCCTCCCCATAAAAACCTCCAGCAATGCTGATGGGCTTAATGACAGACCTCTGGGCTTTGTCAAGGACCAAAGAGGAAGACGGGATCTCTTCCTCCACAGGCTCCTGCTTCACCACCACTGCTCCGCTCGCTCCAGTCCGAACACTCTGGAGGCTGCTGGATGGTGGGCTCCGACGTTCCTCAGGGCTGATTTTGCACACAGGGCTGTGAGCCACCAGCATAAACTccagcttctccttctccttctggaGCTCAGCAATCTCCTTTTGCAGCACTgacttctcctcctccagcacttCAGTTTCCTGCAGACAAAAGGGGAATAAGTAAGTATCGGAGGCTCTGGCACTGGTCCTCACCTGGAACATGGCCATCAAGTCCAGTCCCCATCTGGCAGGGGCAGATACACCCCAGACTCTTCATACGCCAAGCAGGCACCAGGTCATTGCCCGCTGAGCATCTTGTGTTTCACGTGTCAACCAGTAGGTTATTCCTAAACTTCACCAATCTAGGGGTTATAAACGGTCTTCTCATGAGCTCACCTTAATTTTCTCATGGCCAGCTTCTACCACTCTCTCTTGGCCCGTGACTTAAATAACTCTTCTCCCTTGCTGTCTGCCTGACAGACACCTTAGCAGAGAGGACTCGGATCTCCTCCCATCATTCTTTGTGTCAGGTAAGTcatgttcttttcatttcttagaCAGAGGTAGTGTACAGCAATCTCTaaactgtttccattttccttttgtagtGCATATTCCAGATGAGGTCTGACACTTGCCTGACTCTTGCACAAAGGACTAACACTTTCATCTCCACTGCATCCTTGGATTAATACATTTACCCTTCCCATGGTCACATCACACTGATGGCTTATAGTCAATCTGTGAGCAATTAGTACCTTCCTGTATGAGGAGCTCACCATTTCGCAGAAGTACTCACCCTCAGTCCTTCAGGATATGACCTCCCACTTTGCACTCCTTTCAATTCTATTACTTTAGTCGTGATAATCCTTAAATTCTTCCTGTAGGATGCCCTGCCTCCCCTACACTGAGAATACCTCCCGAATTTGAGTTGGCAGCATGTGTCACTGGTGtgctttcactgctgctgctacaCTTGTTAATAAGATCATGGAATACAACCAGCCCCAGGCTGGTTCTTGAGCAGAAGTGCTGGAtcctcctctccagcctctTTCAACACAACCCATCCTTGTCTCCTCTTCAGCCAGTCCCCTACCCACCCCACGGTTCTTGTACTCATCTCTACCGTCTCCAACTTCACTAGTTATTTCCCATGTAGCACCAGACCACACATCTCTGCGGTGCTTGCTTTGTGCAGGAAACCAGTTATCCCCACCAAAGAAAGGTTAGCCTAAAGGATGCAGCTTTGATAAGTACACACAACATCTGCCTCGTTTTCTACTGCTTTCAGATGATCCTACCGTCTTCAGCGCTTTTGTCCTTAAAGCCTGCCTTTGAGGCAAACAGCATCTTTATTTCCACTTACAGAAGGAGACTGGTGCTAGTTGGGAGGCTAGAAGGGAGGAGTGCTCCTAGGACATTCTGGGCAGTCAGCGAGGGGAATTTAGGCTCCTGAGCTCCAGGCCCAAGCCCTCACCACCACTGATAAGGGAGCAACGTGACCGAGAAGCCTTGGAAGGGGAAGGTAGCATGCATTTGTAGCATCTTCCTTGAACGTCCTAGTGAAGGGAGAGCAATGCCCTTCGAGCTGGTCCAAAGGACAGGCaacaaggaaggagaaatgtATGCAGAGCACGTACCGCCTGGAGTTTCTCTGTTAGCTCTCGACGCCTGTTACGACACTTAGCAGCTGCCAGCTTGTTCCTCTCTCTCCGGATCCTTCGCTTCTCTTCTTCCTCGGGCGACAGCTGTAGGCAAGTGCCAAGAAAACCCACAATCAGATCTGAGCAAGGCATTCCTTGAAGTTTGTGAGGATTTAACCGCAACGCAAAGAAAAAAGGCCTGATCCAGCAGGATGCTGAGCACTCCCCCTCTTCACTGATGTCAGCAGAAGATGAAAGTGCACAGTATCTCTGCCTGCACCGGGTCTTAGCACAAGGGTGAGGAGAAGATGGAGCAGGGGGAAGATTGTGTAAGAGGACAGTGAATCTGCACCAAGGCCAAACAGATAAAAGATGCTCTGATTGTTTCACAACTTGGGTGGTACATTAAGCAAAACCAGAGCACGATGTTGTAAGTGctctttcttgaaagaaaatatctgcTGCTTCCCACACAAAAATAGTTGTTAGCTTGAAGGTCAGGgatggggtggagggggagacAGGAAAATCAGCAGAGCTCCCAAGAAGTCCGTGAAGCAACAATGATTTATACCACCCAAAAATCTGACCTCACATTTTTGAGCATTCTGTGAGATAACACACTCTGCTTCTTGCATCAGCAGACAAGGCTCCAGTGATATCAAGGGCTTCCTGAGGCCAGCTGACATCCTCAGTGATGTAAATCAGGAGCAATTCCATAGAAACCCATGGAGCGACACACTTGCAAAACCAGAGGAAGTGAGCAGGAGCCCACAAGATCTTGTCAAGTCAGACCTAACTTTTGGGGTTTGAGACAAGGTTTTACAAATCCCAGCAGCGGCAGATAGGCTTGCACCATTGCCAAGGCCAGGGAGCCAGTACAGCAGCTCGTGAAGAGGGCCGGCGTGGCCTGGCTCACGGCTGCAGTGCGTGGTGTGCAAGAGCTGGTACAAACAGACGGCCATGGGGATTCATGGCATGTGCTTGGCCACGCACCCTCCTCCACTGCGAACTGACCTCGTGCCCTGCACTTCAGCCTCACCGGGCTGGTGGGTGCTGTTGGGGCTTTTGCCCCGTGACTGCAAACAAAAGTGAAACGAGCACCCAGCAAAGTATGTGTCAGATCTCACATAATGCCAGCggagaatggaaagaaaaaccttttcataAAAGCTTCCAGCTTTAATATCTTCAGGGGGTGTCAAAATTGCAAATGAGACATTCACCctttttctatcttttctttttagtgttAGTTTTATTCTAATCTCattctggtttggtttgctttatttccttaattTCGACCTTCACAGTTTCAGGGAGTTTACCTCGGCCCCTAAGCATTCCCCTTGctcagttctgcttttttttttttttttccggatctggtctgtgcctgcGATTTCACCTGCACACAGCATGAGCCCCAGGACACACACTGAGTGACACAAGCACTTCTAGGACTTCAGGACACAGGTTCTGAAAGCTTTTCCATCAGCAGATCACAGTGCTCCATCTCAGGGTGGGGGGTACCTCCAGCCTGCTGGGCAGCAACTGGCAGGGCTTTGGCATATTCCTCCCCCCCCAAGTAAGGAGCCCCCACAGGCACCACTCTCTCCAGTACAGCTCTGCCTGATCAGTCCCCAGCCTGTACGTGTGTGGagtaaaaatgtaattgcacGTGAGTATGTGCAGTACAGCAAAGCTTTAAGCATGCACGCAGATTCTGTGCTGACTGGGGTCCTCTGCGGACAGTGTTCAAGAAGCCCTTTCATGCTTTAGAAGCACAGACCTCATTGAAATATGTTGGGATCGAAATTTCTCCTCCCAGGGCCtcttcagtcatttttaaattatctgtctCAGAGACTATGCTTTGCAAAAATCTCATAgatggggctgcagcccctAATCTGGACATGCTTAACATTATACCGGGTCTAAAAAGGAATATTCTGTCAGCAGTTGCTGGATTTGTTTGAAAGCGGTGGGATTTGGCACTCTTCGTGCCCCTGCTGTACGCGTTAACTGTAGCTTCTCCAAGCCCAATACGTGCATTTGCTGGCAGAAACGTTCATCAAAACAGGCTCTTTTCATAAAGCGTTACACTATGCTTTCCAAAAAGGTACTCCCATGCAGTGTTCAAAGCACCAACAGCGGAAACCTGAGCCAAAGAGCCACGGTAAAGCGCCCGGGTACTGCCTTAGCACGTGTCTAATCAAAAGCACTTGGCTTTGAATGACCCACAATGAACGGCTTGCAAACAAGCCACAGGCCAGGAATTGCTTGGCAGGCATCCTTCAGCAAATAACTCTGAACAACAAATAAAGCAGAGAATATGGTGATCTCTTCACGGCCAATTTGTGAACACAGAGGCAGCATTTGTCAAACAAATTAGTTGTTGCTAATTATTCCCCCAGTTCTGTGAGAGTTTCGCTGGCTTTGGACACCAGCCCTGCATGCAGGGAACAGAGAGGTAGCTCCGGCTGGTGGAAAGGGCTGGCACGCACCCGAACCACCACAGCTGCCCCATCCTTCCTCCCAAAAACGGGTCCTCAGTGCACCCATATCTGCTCCCTGCACAGAGGTGCAGCTCActggaaaactgattttaaccccttccctgcctcttaGGTCTAAAGACCAGACATAAAATAATCAGACTGTGAATCAAAACAGATGACGTGGAAGTAAAAGTAGGGCTGGTGAGTCTTATTAAAAACAGACCTCATGCAATAGCATGTGCTGGTATACTGAGGGTGCGCAGTGCGTCTTGTTACACTGCTCTGCAGCGACCCACAcaactgctgcttgggaacaATTCAGGGAGATCTAGACTATTCAGGTTTTTtaggtttgggtgttttttttttttaaaaagaaaagaaatcagccTAGCACGGTGGATAGCTATTCACCAGACAGCCCTGGAGAAGGCTGTTTCTTACAGAGAAGAGATTCACAGGGCTGAAAGGATTTCTAGCAAATGAGACACCTGCATCTAAGTCCActtccctgccccaggcacagGATGCAGGGTCCTGGCTCAGTAATTCCATCAGGAGGCTGAGCACATGGCAGCAGTGGCATAAGCCACCCCATCCTGGCTATGAAAATGCCACTGAGTTGGGAGCAGAAAAATCTCTGCTTATGGATCTCCACCTCACCGCTGTAAAGCGATCAAGCGATTGTATGTTTGTAGTGGGAAGGTGGATTTAGACCCCAGACATCCAGAAGGCTCTCGCTACTAGAGCAGAGGTGCGCTAGGGAAGCCGTTCCTCCCTGCACAATGCTGGTTGGTACTGGTGGTATCACCCAAAGTGAGACTGGAGCAGCGCTAGCTGCCACAGAGCAGATATAAAACACCAGCTGATGTAATTTGGGTGCCAGCTTTGTAAAGTCCCTACATAAAAGTTCCTTTGCTTGCTCAGAGGTTTCCTTCTGCCTGGAGCGGTGGACACACTCAAACTGAAACCCAAGGCTCGACTTCAGAGTTTCACCTGCTTTTGAAACCGAGCCACAATGCGGCCCAGTGGTGTGAAGCGTTTGATGGAGATAGGGTAAGTCTTGCCATTCGATGAGGAAGCAGCAATAAAATCACCCTCCGGCTTACACCCTACGTCACCCCGAGAAACCCCAGCACCTGTACAGTGCAGGGGACAGACCTCAACGCTCCCCCGTGGGGTCAGGAGATCCCACGAGAGGGCAAGGGAATCTCTGTACGCCTCTTGCTGAGGCACCCCAAGCTGCTTTCCCTGCCATGGTTACCTGCTCATCTCTTCGTCTCCGTCCCACTGTGGTCCCAATGGTTTTGATCACACCAGGTCGCTGAAGGGCTGTGTGGCCGGCCACTGAAGACAGCGGGGGCAGCGGATGGCTGTAGGGGTGCGAGCGAGAGTAAGGGCTTGACATGGAGGTGATGACGGTGGGCTGGACCATCCACTGCAGGTCTTGGCTAGTTGTGATGGCGTTGATTGTAGGGATAAAAGCACTGCCTGATCCTGGCATATCTACTCGAAATTTCTAGGAGAAAAggcaggggagaagagggagagagagaagaggaaaaaccgTCAATGAAAGCAGAACATAAGTGGTTACTCAGAAATGAGCTAGGCCCTCCGGAGCGGCACCAGTGAGGATCAAAGCAGCACCTGAAGCAAAGGCACAGGCTACCGGTGCCTCTGCAGCCTCCCAGGCTGCCCCCAGCAGCCACAGTCCCCCGAGGAAGGCGCTGGGCTCAGGCGCTTCCCCTccggagcagccctgccctctcccagcccccttcctcatcctccccatgcctccccagcatcccctaCGCCAGCCTTCCTTCCCGAGCAGCGTCCCCaccgctgcctcctgcctgtgcccacCGCTCCTTCCGGTGTGGAGCGAAAGGGGAATTAAGGAGTTTCTAGAAAAACACTTCTCTGCCagtccaaagaaaaggaagagaaacttCAGTTCTGAATTGCCGTTACCAAGCCTTCTTCTACCAAAGGATTCCCCTGAAATTTGTGCTTGGTCCACATAGGGTTTGGTATGGCAAGAACAGCAGCTTGCTTCTCGTTCAGTGGTTCTGCGCTCGCCGCACACGCAGGGCGAGCAATCCGGCCCCAGGATGGTTACGTGCGAGgatatgtattttaatagcaGCCTATAAAATAGGTCTTAGGATTCGGATCGGACAAGttccctgcagctctctgcacTGTCTAGACAAAACAAGGCAGCAGTAAAACCAAGGCAGCAGGTAATGATCTCCTCCAAAATACATGTACACCTTGTTTCAGACAGAGGTAAATCCCTCTGGATAATATGCTGGCACTaaactgcaaggaaaacaaTCGCTTGTTCCCGGAGGgggaagcaggagagaaagaatGCTTTTGTCTATGCTGAGCTCCTTCGGGAGGCTTTCAATGGTTAGACTCGGTTTTACAGACAAACATGCTTTGCTCCAGCAATCGCTGTGCAAGGGACAGGGCTTGTAGGACCAGCAGCCATCACTACTGCTGATTTGTAAGCTACGAAATGATCCTGTGAAAAATGCACATTCTTGGGTCAACAAACTAGCTTCCCAGAGAAGCGAGAGCCCTTGCATCAGCCTGACCTCAGCTCAGGTAAGCGTCCCAGATAAGGGACAGCACTTCAACACAGATTTCCTTTTCAGGGTGTGCCTAGTCAAGCACCTTAAGTGCTTTGTTAAACCAAGGCTACTGCAAATAGTATTTCACATTCTGATAGCTACAGCATCTGGGGCCAGTATTAACCATAAGTCCAGCTGCCAACGCCTGGAGACCAGAAGATCCAGTCTGAATACTGACAAAAGCTGCCTGACAGCTTTGGACAGCTCAAAATCTAGCAAGAATAGAtgtgagaaggaaggaatgAATTGAGTTAAGCGGGTAGGGGAATTACACAGCCAGGACGAAACTGGCACCACGACCTTGGCAAAAGCCCCACTCAGAGAATCACCAGGAGCTCAAGTCCAACACAGCCTCAGCACACCCCACATTTCAGAGTGCACGCCACCTTTGTGACCTCTCCCGATTAACTACAGAGGGCCAGATCTGCAGACTGTCAACACTACAGAGGAATTTACAGGAGCAAATCCCCTCCTTCGCTCTGCCCAGTGTAGGCTGTGACCACATGGCACAGGAGAGGATGCCTTGGTGCCTCCACAACACTAACAAAGGGATCTTAACCTCCCAGAAGAGAGGAAGGTCAAGGCTAGTTAAACCACAGGTGCTCAGGGGACACAAGttctgcttccagctctgcaagTGGCTTCTACCGTGACCTTTACCCGCCTGTGCCACTACCCCTCCCGTAcccaaaaagcagagaagaaagagtcCTGTCTTCTTTGCAGGGACGCTAGAAAGCTGTGGCTGCAAAACGTTGGGAGATCTTTTGGTGCTTTGCTATGCAAAAGACACCGTTTGCATTCCACAGGAAACGACCTTTGCAGTGGTGCCACCCAACGACCTGCTAAAAATTCCCATCAGAGGTCAGGAGAATCAGACCCACCGCCAGATCAGCCACATAAGAGACACGTGTCTGACAGAAAGATCCAGCTCTGGGCAATTGATAAAGTGACTACTCCACTTGCAGTCACTCTTGTATTCAACCTAGGATCCTTCTCTAACACTAGTGGAGGTCTCCTGGACAGCCAAGGGGAGCTGCTCCGCTCAGCCACATCCCTCGGCAGCTCCACGGTGCttgcctgcagagccagggaagagaccagctggGCTGCAGTCCCTGCCTGTGCCACGCTAACTCCTCTGTCACCAGCTTCCTTTCCAATGCcttgaaatatctttaaaaatgccCCCAAACctatattctgtattttccaaaGGCAGTATTTTTCCCAGATAATCGATTAAGGGACACGCTGCTGTGACAGGGTGAGTCTTCAGGTACAGGGTGCTCAGGCTAGCTGGGTTTTACGGGCATTGCTTCCTGACTGGGCAGGCTTTCCCCACGTACCTCGCCTTCCCTGCTAGGACACCGCACAGGACCAGCTTTGCTGTGCCAAAACACTGCTGGCCCCCCATGCTCTGCCCAGTGGCAGTCAGCTCTGACCCCTGGGACACTGCTGGTTCCAGTGGCAGACCCCAAATTCTCTGCCACCTCCCCTGCACAGCCCCTTTGGGCACCGGCCTCCTCACTTTGGGGCTCCAGACCTCTCCCCAAACTGCAgcgctgctctgctctcctcattcctccctcccctcagaGAGCTCAGATTcccctgccaggctggcagcactgcctgctctCACCCACCTCCCCGTTTCTCCTCCTTCCAGACACCCTCCTGCTACTTCCTCTCCCAGGACACCCGCAGCTCTCCTCTCCCGACCCGGGAGAGGCTCCTGGAGGCAACTCTGCCAGCTCTCAGTTCTCCTTATCTACGAGGAATTCACAGTGCTACAGAAAAGATGTGGCGATAGCCAGATTGCAGGGCTACACACGCAAGCACGCGCTCAACCACGGAGCCACCCCTCTCCTCCTGACCCAAGCAACGCGCAGATGAAggtatcattaaaaaaaagaaagcaacaactaaacagcaaacagaaagatTCCTGGTATTAAGAGCCTTAAAAATACAAGGTTGGAGAGCCACCTCCCCAATCCATAGTCACGGGAGTCTCCAGCAAGtcctgccacgggcagggacaggctCTGTTAGCAGATCACAACCTAGGAGCATGGGACCATTTCAGGCTTTGGCTCCGTGGTCCCCTTCTCCATCTTAACAAGAAGTTTCTCTACCGCACCCCGCTGGGTCTCCACTCCCCTCCGGACCTTCAGTTACATCTGTAACTGCAAGTGCTGTGCAGCACCAGAAACCAGTCTAGAAACAGCTACAAATggccatggaaaaaaaaacaaaccaaacaacaaaaccaccaaaaaaccacccagaCAATCTTTAACGACGACTCAGTTATCAAATATAGGGTGTATGGGATATGTCCTGTAATAAACATAAGGCCCCTGATGCCTCCCCCACATTAAGCATCTCCTTGAAGGAAAACTGGACGCAGTGCTGGGGTATTTGAGGGGAAAGCTGACGGGTCTGAAAGAGTACACAAACTCTTCCCATTAAAGTCTATGTTTACCACATGGCAAGTCAGCGACTAGGAAAATAGCATGACACgcaacttaaaagaaaaatgttccagTGCTGCGTTGtatgggaaaaataattaaaaagcatcAAAGTTTTGGCTCAGAGACACAGTTTCCACTTAAACATGTGACTGATGCATCTTTTCgtgctttggaggaaaaaaaaaaaaaaccaacaaaactcaAGAAAAAATTTCTGCAATGCATATTTTTCTGTAGCGATAAAACTCTGCAGATCTCCGTAGACCAGAATGAGCAGAACTGCCTTACTGCTAGGGTAAAGGCAACGCTTACATTTGATCCTAATCTACAACATCTGTAGGGATCAAGGGAAAGACGACGCACAAGGCCTTGAGAAATCTCCCGGgttcttaaagaaaacatttctgttctcaCT
This genomic interval from Pelecanus crispus isolate bPelCri1 chromosome 3, bPelCri1.pri, whole genome shotgun sequence contains the following:
- the FOSL2 gene encoding fos-related antigen 2 produces the protein MYQDYPGNFDTSSRGSSGSPGHPETYSSGAAQQKFRVDMPGSGSAFIPTINAITTSQDLQWMVQPTVITSMSSPYSRSHPYSHPLPPLSSVAGHTALQRPGVIKTIGTTVGRRRRDEQLSPEEEEKRRIRRERNKLAAAKCRNRRRELTEKLQAETEVLEEEKSVLQKEIAELQKEKEKLEFMLVAHSPVCKISPEERRSPPSSSLQSVRTGASGAVVVKQEPVEEEIPSSSLVLDKAQRSVIKPISIAGGFYGEEALNTPIVVTSTPAITPGSSNLVFTYPNVLDQESPLSPSESCSKAHRRSSSSGDQSSDSLNSPTLLAL